The Thermodesulfovibrionales bacterium genome contains the following window.
TGCTGAATTTCTATTCGGATGACAGTGAGGTAGCAAAGATTAACCACAGTGCTGGTATCCGACCGGTAAAGGTTTCAGAGGACACCATTCGGGTAATAAAGAAGGCACTCTATATTTCAAGAGTCACTGATGGGGCTTTTGATATCACCATTGGACCTATAGTCAAATTATGGGATTTTGAGAAGCACATTCTTCCTGATGAAAAAGATATCAAGGCAAGGTTGCATCTCATCAATTATAGAGACGTTGTGATCGATGAAAAGAACTCCACGGTGTTCCTTAAGAAGAAGGGAATGGCGGTCGATTTAGGAGGAATCGCAAAGGGCTATGCTGCCGATAGGGCAGTTGAGATATTGAAGCAAAATAGAATAACCGAGGGCATTATCGCCGTTGGCGGTGAGGTCAAACCCTTTGGGAAGAAGCCCGGTGGAGGAGCGTGGCGAGTCGGAATCAAGAACCCTGACCGAAGGGACGAGGAAAATGATGTCTTCGCTATCGTAAATCTTGACGATAAAGCAATATCAACATCGGGTGGCTATGAGAAGTTCTTTGTGAAAGAAGGAAAAACGTATCATCACATCCTTGACCCTAAAACAGGGTATCCCGTGTATGGCTGCAAAAGCGTAAGCATAATAGCAAAGGATGCCCCTGATGGTTTCCCTACAGGGATATTCGTCCTCGGACCACAAAAAGGGATTGCAGTTGTAAAGAGACTCGGCATTGATGCAGTGATTATGGATAAAGACGGGAATATTATCGTGACAGATGGGATAAGGGACAAGGTTGAATTGATTACCAAGAACAATTAATGCGACACGGTTGAAGGGTTCACGAAGACAGATCAAGAGGGAGGCGGGAAAGCCTCCCTGGTCCACATAGGCCCTTGCGAAGTATGGTATAAAGAATGCATGGGACTGAAAAGCGGAGTCACGCGGTTCTGCGACACGTATAGCATTTGGTGTGGTGCCCTAAACATCAGAGGGGCATATTTGGTCAGGAGGAGGACGCCGAAACTTACGGGCATTCTAACATGCTGCGTGGTAGAATCGGCAAGGAGACGTGACAATGAAGAAATGTCCCTTTTGTGCTGAAGAGATTCAGGACGAGGCTATAAAATGCAAGCACTGCGGTGAGTTTATCGATGCCTCCTCGCGCATACATCGCAGAGAAGACAACGTCAAATGGTATTTCCGAAGATCTATTATTATTATCGCGGTCTGCAGTGTGGGACCTCTGGCGTTGCCGCTCATCTGGCTGCGGCCCAATACGACGCGCCGTTGGAAGATCGCGCTCACAATCATAATCCTCGCGCTAAGCTGGATATTGTTTCGATTAACCGTGGCCTCTTTTCGAACACTAACGGAGTATTACAGGGTGCTTAACGCAATATAGCAAAGAAAGAGACAGGGGGGAACGAGGTTCGTTCCTGAACTGGACACTACGGGGCTCCGATATAATTGTACATAGTACCGACAGGTATTGTTGAGGATGGAGGGAGAAGATGCAGTTTTGTGGGGCTCATGTTCATCGTCAGGAGACATTCGAGAATAGGCACTGGGCGGTAGTGCCACTGAAAAAGAGAGACTGACATGGAAAGACTCTCGAGACACCAGGCTGTGAAGCTCCTTGAGGCGACTGGCCAAATATCGGGATACGATCTTTCAGGGTTGGATCTGAGCAGTCTGGACCTGATCGGGGCGGACTTCAGGGGCTCAGAGTTGAAGGGCGCGAACCTGAGCAAGTCCAATATGAGCGGCGCAGTATTCGACGACATCGATCTGACCGGCTGCGACATGAGCAGCTCCAATTTTACTGCAGCCCGCTTCAGAAAGGCCAAACTCGAAGGCTGCGATCTCACCTTTTCGACTTTTACCGGCGCCGACTTCTCTGGTGCCGACTTGAAGAAAGCTGATTTTACGAATTCGAAGCTCTCCGGAGCGATTTTCCACGGAGCCGACCTCTCGGAAGCGAATCTTCAGATGACCGATGCCGGGATCGTCCGTCTCGCGGGGGCGAGGCTTTTTCGCGTGAACTTCCGCGGCGCCAACATGATCGGTGCGGACCTCGCCGGTGCCGACCTCAGGGGCGCCATGCTCCACGGAGTGGATTTGAGCCTCTCAGATCTCCGTTCGGCAGATCTTAGGGAGGCAAGGCTCATAGAGGCGTCATTCATCGGGGCAGACCTCAGAGGCGCCGACTTGAGGGGCGCGCTCGTCAGAGGCGCCGACCTGACAAGGGCAAAACAGGACGACCCAAAGAAGAGCCATCGGGCCTGAGTGGAGAAGACGAACAACGCCTCTTTATCGGGTTCAGACGCAACCTTCCTTCCTCAAGGACTGATCAGGTTTGATGTGCTGAAACAATCTCTTTCTGGTCGTACACCTCATAATACGGATATCGTGGCTGACGTCATATTCTCCCGATAATAGGCGTGGCCGCTCTCGCCTCGTGGAAGAACGACATGCCCGGGCCGATTGACAATGCGACATTGTTGCATTAACATAAAGACATGGATGAGGGGAGACAGATACTGGATAAATTAAGAGGCGACGGACATCGCATCACAAAAGCCCGCTCTGCTATAGTCGATATCCTCTTGCATATCAAGAAGCCATTAACCGCTCGGGCTATTTTCACATTACTCAACAGCCGGGGTCTCACATCCAATCGAGCGACGGTCTATCGAGAACTGGGCTTTCTGTTGGCAAACGACATCGTCTGCCAGGTGAGATTTGCCGGTAAAGCCATTCATTACGAGATTAATTCCGGACATCACCATCACCTTGTCTGCTTGAAATGCGATACCGTGAAGGATGTGGTCCTCGGGAAGCATCTGGAGCATCAGGAGCGGCAAATTTATGAAAAGGAAAAATTCAAAGTTGTTTCTCATTCTTTGGAATTTTACGGCCTGTGCAACAATTGCAGGGAGAACAGACACTATGAATAATGGATCTATACTGTCCGTGAGGAATCTGCATTACGGCTACGGGTCGGTAGAGGTGCTTGCCGATGTGACATTCGATGTGGAAAAGGGCGACTATATCGGCCTTGCCGGACCAAATGGGGCAGGGAAGACAACGCTCGTTAAAGCCGTGCTCGGACTGTTGGAAAAGTTCAGAGGCACCATAAAACTTTTCGGTCAGGATCTGAAGTCCTTTGACAGATGGGGCCGCATTGGCTATCTCTCTCAGAGAGTGACGGCTTTCAACCCTCTTTTCCCCGCCTCGGTCAAGGAAGTCGTAGGCTTGGGGTTGTTATCGAAGAAGAAATTCCCGAAGAGATTTGGACGAACTGATGATGTAAGAATCAGGCAATCTCTCGACCTCATGGGCATCTCCGATCTCGAAGATAGGCCGGTCAGCGATCTTTCCGGCGGTCAGCAACAGCGGGTCTTTCTGGCTAGGGCACTGGTCTCTGATCCCGAGATTCTTATCCTCGATGAACCCGGCACCGCCCTGGACCCGCAATCGCGGGTGGGGTTCTTCGAGTTCATAAAGCAATTGAACCAGAACAAGGGAATCACTATTTTGCTCATTACGCATGACACTGCCCAGATCGGTCAATATGCAAATAAGCTCCTCTATCTGGACAAGAAGGTCGTCTTCTATGGAAGCTTTGCCGACTTCTGCAGGTCTGATGAGATGCACCTGTATTTCGGCCATTTCTCTCAGCATCTGATCTGCCATCAACACGACTGACATGACGATCTTCGTTGACTATCTTCATTATGCCTTTATCCAGAGAGCGTATCTCGCTGGATCGTTTATCGCCGCCCTTTGCGCCATGCTCGGACTCTTTCTCGTTCTGAGAAAACTGTCGTTGATAGGCGACGGTCTTTCCCATGTGAGTTTCGGCGCCATTGCCCTCGGACTTTTTTTGGGTCTCTATCCCTTTTACATGGCGATTCCGTCAGTACTGATCGCATCGTATTTCATCTTGAAGCTGACTGAGAAGGCCAAGGTGTACGGCGACGCCGCTATCGGCATCGTTTCAGCTCTCAGCATAGCAGGCGGCGTGATCCTTGCCAGCCTTTCGCGAGGGTTCAATGTCGACCTGTTCAGCTATCTCTTTGGCAATATTCTTGCTATCAGTGATCAGGAAGTATTCCTGTCGATCGGTCTGTCCCTTATCGTTCTGGTGATCATCCTGGTGCTCTACAACGACTTATTGTCTGCCACCTTTGATGAGGAATACGCCAGAGTCACCGGCATCAAGACCGGGCGCGCACATCTCATACTCATTTCCTTGACCGCTGTCACGGTCGTGCTCGCGGTTAAAGTGGTCGGTATTATGCTGGTCTCCGCCCTTTTGATACTGCCTGCAGTCACCGCTTTGCAGATTGCCCGGAGGTTCAGTGCTGCGATATCGATCGCTGTTTTGTCTGGAGTTGTCTCTGTGCTTACCGGGATCACCGTATCCTTCTTTCTCGACTTGCCCGCGGGTGCAACCATTATTATGGTCAATGGAATATTTTTTACAGGAGCTCTGGTTTTCAAGAAGTTTCTTTACGGGGGGGCGTAATGAAAACGAAGTCATCTGTGAAGATCGTTGCTTCCCTTATGTGTACAATCCTTTTCTGGGCGTCGCTCAGTTCCTGCAAACCGTCAGGCAAATCAGCTACCCCACCCGCCAAGGGAGGCAACAGAATCAAAGTCGTCACCACTCTCTTTCCCCTGTATGATATGGCGAAACACATCGGGGCAGACAAGGCTGAAGTGTCCCTGCTCCTGCCGCCGGGCGTGGAGCCCCATTCGTTTGAGCCCAAGCCGGGCGATATACTCAAAATAAATGAAGCGGCTATCTTTGTCTATACCGGAAAGTTCATGGAGCCTTGGGCCGTTGGAATCATAAAGGGTGTTGCAAACAAGAATCTCGTGGTGGTAGATGCCAGCGAAGGCGCAAAGATGATCGCAGGCGTCTTTCATGACAAAGATGAGCCTGTCGGATTGCCCGACCCCCACATATGGCTGGACTTTGACAATGGCAGGATCATGGCAAGAAATATCGCAAGGGCCTTTCAGACAGGGGATAGCGCACACAGTGACTTTTATGAGAAGAATGCCGATGAGTACGACCGAAAGCTCACCGAGTTAGACACTTCTTACAGAAACACTCTCCTTACCTGCAAAAAGAAGGAGATCATCTACGCCGGTCACTATGCCTTCGGCTATCTGGCCAATCGCTACGGTCTGAAATATACTGCGGCTCAGGGCGTATCGCCTGATGCCGAGCCCACGGCTAAAGATCTGGTAAAGCTCATAAACCAGATCAAGAAGAACAATATCCGGTACGTCTTCTATGAAGAATTGACCAGCCCGAAGATCGCCGAAACGCTCGCTGACGAGACCGGCGCCAAGATGCTGCTTCTTAACGCTGCCCATAATCTGACCAAGGACCAGCTCGAACAAGGAGTATCTTTTTTCGATGTTCTCAGCCGTGATCTGGACAACCTGAAGATCGGCCTCGAATGCAAATGAATAAGCGCCTGAGGAGGAGAAAAGCGATCTCAAAGCGGGATTGCTTCGTCGAAGACTTCTCGCAATGACAGTTCGCTTGGGCCGTCATGTATAACAGCCTTGGAAATTTCAGAGGGCATGATGAAGTTGAGAAAGAAAAGTAAGCTCCTCATTGCCGTTCTTATGATGACCTCCCTTTGCGGTGCTTTAACGGTTGAAGGCGCCCTGCATGGCTCTGCGAACGGCGCATGCACTGCTACTCTTTCTCCGGACTTGAATCTACACCTCCCGGCTGTGATTTTTAATGGTCAGGATTACTGGGTTGATCTGACATATGTGCGCGGCGCCGCGAACTTCCTGTTGTCTCAGGCCGGAGGCGTGACCGATGCCGGGCAATTCAGCGATTGTTTCCCTGCAGACCTGTCGCTTGAGCTTAAACTGCACGTTCCGGAAATCCTCTTTAATGGCCTTTCTTACTTTGCTGATTTTCAATACATCTCTGATTCGGTTTTTGCGCTCACCAACGCAGGAGAGAATGCCCTCTATGATCTCCTGCCGGGTGCGACCTTCCAGGAGGGCTGTACCGGTCCGTGTCTATGCCCGGTTATGCTCGCTGCAGACATGAGCGGCACGTTCCGGCTGGTCAGGTTGAGTCCGGACGGATCGTTCAGCAGATACCTGATGTGCGAGATCTCTTGGGCAGCAAGAAATTCTTTTGCAGGAGTAACCAGCCTGATCACGGGACAGGGAATATATCGGTTTCAAAGCGAGCCTGCCGATGGTATGCAGCAACTCACGCTGGACCTGAGCATTGACGGCAACGCGCCGCAGCATTTTGACAGCGGTCTGGTCCCCGCAACATCTCAGTTCCCTGCGATTTCATTGTCTCTTGATGAGGGCTCGAAGTGCTTCAACATCTGGCTCGTCATCAACGCTGCTCCCAGGTAGGAGGGAAAAGGTTAGTCAGATTCTGAGCTTTCTCCCCCGCGAGGCCCTTCAGCGGAGATACCCTTTGTCTGCATAATATGGGAAGTGTCCGTATATTTCCCTGCAAAGTTGCATTTTTAACATGCTTATCAGAGTCATCCTGAAAACAATAAAGTTGCTAGGAACTGCCAGAACTAACCCCTAACCACCTTTTCACTTTGTCTACATTCCCATCGCTCATTGCCTCACCAATCGTCAAGAGACTATGTATCTGTGATTTCTTCAAGACTTGAATCATGTCCTCAATCTCCCTTACAGTGTATCCCCTAAGATGAAGAACATACAAATAATAAACAAAAGGTAATTTGAGAAACTTTGACGCACGTGCTCTCGGAATAATCCTTCCTTTCTTATACTCCAACAATTCCAGAACGTGCAAAAAAGGAAGCCATTCAGACGCTGTTTTGGATAACTCCTTGTCAGCGGGGTTTTCAAGGAACTTCTTCTTCAGAACATTTAGTGCCTCAACCGTCCGCTCGAAATCCTTCATCTGTCCCTCAAACGTTATGGAGCTCAAAACGGCATCTATTTCTCTCTTTGACTGAATTAAATCGTTTTCAAAGTCCAACCTTCGTTTCCTCCTTCAGGCTATCTCCTCTCGCGCCCACTTGGCACGTCCTACTGACGAAATACTACCATAATCAACCCACATTGAAAGAAACAATATTGACATCAGACGATAACAGCGTTCAGTTTCTTTGCTCCTCCTAATAAAAGGCAAAAGGAAAGTTAGGCAAATGTGGCAAAAGAATGAGCCGCGTGCAAGCACTTAGCGGACCTACCCCCATCCGTTGTGCCAATCATAATTAGAGTATCCCAACTGCCTTTGTCTCTTCAAGCCTCATAAACTCAGCGGGCGTCAGGTCGCCTAAGGCGCTGTGAGGCCGCTCATTGTTATAGTCGATCCGATAGTCCTCTGAGATGCCCCGCGCATGTCCTATGCTCATGAACCAGTGCAGATTCAGGCATTCATCCCTGAACTTGCCGTTGAAACTCTCCATGTAGGCGTTATCGACCGGCTTCCCCGGACGGATAAAGTGGAGCTTTACCCCTCGCTCATACGCCCATGCATCCAAAGCGTTGCTAATGAACTCAGGACCATTGTCCACGACGATCCTCTCCGGGAGTCCCCGTACAGACGCTATCTGGCTTAAGACTGTGCAAACCCGCTGTCCGCCGATTGAGGTGTCCACCTCGATCCTGAAGCATTCCCTTGTATAGGTGTCGATAATCGGCAGAAACCTCAGTTTCCTTCCGTTGTACAGGACATCATGGAGAAAATCCATTGCCCAAAGTTCGTTTGCTTTCCCTGCCTTTGCGATCTCGATCCTTCCCTGGGAGGCCAGTTTCTTCCTCCGGCGAACCCTTAAGGATAACTTCTCTTCCCGATAGATGCGTTCCGTCCTCTTATGGTTCCTTACCAATCCCTCCCTCTTTAGGAGCACGTGCAGCCTTCGACATCCGAACCTCCGTCGCTGTTCAGCTATCTCCTTCATCCGTTTCCTGAGTCTCTCGTCTCTATCAGGCCTCTCCTCATGTCGTACGGTATTTCTGTGCACTCCGATGAGTCGGCTTGCCCGTCTTTGGCTCAGCCCAAAGCACTCGATAATGTG
Protein-coding sequences here:
- a CDS encoding FAD:protein FMN transferase — encoded protein: MIIKITVIVMALLLFVLLASCSSGKKMYKETHVSLYTVVTVTVYADSQQKATAAIDNAFNELDRLGKLLNFYSDDSEVAKINHSAGIRPVKVSEDTIRVIKKALYISRVTDGAFDITIGPIVKLWDFEKHILPDEKDIKARLHLINYRDVVIDEKNSTVFLKKKGMAVDLGGIAKGYAADRAVEILKQNRITEGIIAVGGEVKPFGKKPGGGAWRVGIKNPDRRDEENDVFAIVNLDDKAISTSGGYEKFFVKEGKTYHHILDPKTGYPVYGCKSVSIIAKDAPDGFPTGIFVLGPQKGIAVVKRLGIDAVIMDKDGNIIVTDGIRDKVELITKNN
- a CDS encoding pentapeptide repeat-containing protein, producing the protein MERLSRHQAVKLLEATGQISGYDLSGLDLSSLDLIGADFRGSELKGANLSKSNMSGAVFDDIDLTGCDMSSSNFTAARFRKAKLEGCDLTFSTFTGADFSGADLKKADFTNSKLSGAIFHGADLSEANLQMTDAGIVRLAGARLFRVNFRGANMIGADLAGADLRGAMLHGVDLSLSDLRSADLREARLIEASFIGADLRGADLRGALVRGADLTRAKQDDPKKSHRA
- a CDS encoding metal ABC transporter ATP-binding protein, yielding MNNGSILSVRNLHYGYGSVEVLADVTFDVEKGDYIGLAGPNGAGKTTLVKAVLGLLEKFRGTIKLFGQDLKSFDRWGRIGYLSQRVTAFNPLFPASVKEVVGLGLLSKKKFPKRFGRTDDVRIRQSLDLMGISDLEDRPVSDLSGGQQQRVFLARALVSDPEILILDEPGTALDPQSRVGFFEFIKQLNQNKGITILLITHDTAQIGQYANKLLYLDKKVVFYGSFADFCRSDEMHLYFGHFSQHLICHQHD
- a CDS encoding metal ABC transporter permease encodes the protein MTIFVDYLHYAFIQRAYLAGSFIAALCAMLGLFLVLRKLSLIGDGLSHVSFGAIALGLFLGLYPFYMAIPSVLIASYFILKLTEKAKVYGDAAIGIVSALSIAGGVILASLSRGFNVDLFSYLFGNILAISDQEVFLSIGLSLIVLVIILVLYNDLLSATFDEEYARVTGIKTGRAHLILISLTAVTVVLAVKVVGIMLVSALLILPAVTALQIARRFSAAISIAVLSGVVSVLTGITVSFFLDLPAGATIIMVNGIFFTGALVFKKFLYGGA
- a CDS encoding zinc ABC transporter substrate-binding protein, producing the protein MKTKSSVKIVASLMCTILFWASLSSCKPSGKSATPPAKGGNRIKVVTTLFPLYDMAKHIGADKAEVSLLLPPGVEPHSFEPKPGDILKINEAAIFVYTGKFMEPWAVGIIKGVANKNLVVVDASEGAKMIAGVFHDKDEPVGLPDPHIWLDFDNGRIMARNIARAFQTGDSAHSDFYEKNADEYDRKLTELDTSYRNTLLTCKKKEIIYAGHYAFGYLANRYGLKYTAAQGVSPDAEPTAKDLVKLINQIKKNNIRYVFYEELTSPKIAETLADETGAKMLLLNAAHNLTKDQLEQGVSFFDVLSRDLDNLKIGLECK
- a CDS encoding transcriptional repressor — encoded protein: MDEGRQILDKLRGDGHRITKARSAIVDILLHIKKPLTARAIFTLLNSRGLTSNRATVYRELGFLLANDIVCQVRFAGKAIHYEINSGHHHHLVCLKCDTVKDVVLGKHLEHQERQIYEKEKFKVVSHSLEFYGLCNNCRENRHYE
- a CDS encoding IS3 family transposase (programmed frameshift); translated protein: MKKTRYTEEQIVSILKEGEAGITVTELCRKYGISDATYYNWKAKYSGMTASDVKRLKHLEDENRRLKHLVADLTLDNQALKEVIFKKLLRPKAHRAAVQHIIECFGLSQRRASRLIGVHRNTVRHEERPDRDERLRKRMKEIAEQRRRFGCRRLHVLLKREGLVRNHKRTERIYREEKLSLRVRRRKKLASQGRIEIAKAGKANELWAMDFLHDVLYNGRKLRFLPIIDTYTRECFRIEVDTSIGGQRVCTVLSQIASVRGLPERIVVDNGPEFISNALDAWAYERGVKLHFIRPGKPVDNAYMESFNGKFRDECLNLHWFMSIGHARGISEDYRIDYNNERPHSALGDLTPAEFMRLEETKAVGIL